In the genome of Mytilus edulis chromosome 3, xbMytEdul2.2, whole genome shotgun sequence, one region contains:
- the LOC139517958 gene encoding coadhesin-like has translation MLQSIIPFLCIVSGALAVDGNWSAWGSWGGCSQTCGSGTRYRSRSCSNPFPSFNGADCVGDTQVSQTCNTNTCPAVDGAWSDWGDWGDCSNACGSGTKTRTRDCTDPTPMYGGSDCSVSNTESQSEICTGPCAVDGVWGSWGSYGDCTHTCGGGKKARRRSCDNPVPSNGGDDCSGDTYNIADCNTGACSVPAAGSYVQICPTGFFTCESGIVGCINNTLQCDCTNHCSDSSDESTSYASCPAVPTCTGSDVKSSITICLLLGLMRFVVEKIII, from the exons ATGTTACAGAGCATAATTCCATTTCTATGCATTGTCTCTGGAGCGCTAGCAG TTGATGGGAATTGGTCTGCTTGGGGATCCTGGGGTGGATGTTCACAGACATGTGGATCTGGCACTAGATATAGGTCACGGTCTTGTTCAAATCCGTTCCCCTCTTTCAATGGTGCGGATTGTGTTGGGGATACACAGGTGTCACAAACATGTAATACAAATACCTGTCCAGCAG TGGATGGTGCGTGGTCTGACTGGGGAGACTGGGGCGACTGCTCTAATGCATGTGGATCAGGAACTAAAACAAGAACCAGGGATTGTACAGACCCAACTCCCATGTATGGGGGATCAGATTGTTCAGTCTCTAACACAGAGTCACAAAGTGAAATTTGTACAGGTCCGTGTGCAG TTGATGGTGTCTGGGGTAGCTGGGGCTCGTATGGGGACTGTACTCATACATGTGGAGGAGGGAAGAAAGCCAGGAGACGTTCTTGTGACAATCCAGTACCATCAAACGGAGGAGACGACTGTTCCGGAGATACTTACAACATAGCAGATTGTAACACAGGTGCATGTTCTGTTCCGGCTGCAGGATCATATGTTCAG aTTTGTCCAACAGGATTTTTTACATGTGAATCTGGAATAGTTGGTTGCATCAATAATACTTTACAATGTGATTGTACAAACCACTGTTCTGATAGCAGCGACGAATCTACATCATATGCCTCGTGTCCAGCTGTCCCAACATGTACAGGTTCTG